The following is a genomic window from Psychrobacter immobilis.
CCGTCCAGATGGTGAAGAGCCGAATCAACCGACCAGCGCTGAGATTGAGGCCGCTGCTAAAAAAGCAGGTCTTGCTTATAAAGAAGTGTCTTTCGCTGGTAATGAGCTTAATCAAAACCATGTCGAAGAATTTGCTGATTTCTTCAATCAAGCTGAACAGCCAATGCTAATTTTTTGCCGTACTGGCAACCGCTCAACAGGTATCTACGAAGCGGCAAAGCGTATGGATTTATTAGACGATTGATAGTGATTTAAATATAATTACTACTGCTGAAAAAACGCCCGTCCAAATTTTGGATGGGCATTTTTTATTGGAATTACTAAACTATAGACTGGTTAATTTTTAATATTGAGCACATAATAAAATACTACTTATACAGCTCAATAGGATTTTATGATGCAAAAACCGCTACTCATCATCGGCAATAAAAACTATTCGTCATGGTCATTGCGAGCTTGGCTACTACTCAAAGCTTTTAATATTAATTTTGATGAGCAACTGATTGAACTGTTTCATCCATCCGCGATACCCATTCTCGATGAGCATGCGCCAACAGGCAAAGTAC
Proteins encoded in this region:
- a CDS encoding TIGR01244 family sulfur transferase, whose protein sequence is MSHQISITGQITPDQVPMIAENGFKTIINNRPDGEEPNQPTSAEIEAAAKKAGLAYKEVSFAGNELNQNHVEEFADFFNQAEQPMLIFCRTGNRSTGIYEAAKRMDLLDD